A genomic region of Cryptococcus gattii WM276 chromosome F, complete sequence contains the following coding sequences:
- a CDS encoding Cytoplasm protein, putative (Similar to TIGR gene model, INSD accession AAW44242.1), whose amino-acid sequence MSMHFAPQWAKPIKPSGSTTTTPTTEVPLRKSTTSSPFPALSANPPSASPTTATHPTLSYSRVTHTPSSPNVATEGYFPNQDLNGREVNAHPFRYSREQILGLFDEIKFKERPIELVEMAEGGGVLVSLSLNRPVGMRDLTDAEKKILSTSVHPALSTRRQLNQTNTTGEHATNGLPTRRNAGFTRGEGGAFSGSLGKMGSFGGGVLSPGGIDHKAPGALGGGFGGVAKRMSRRNEDSGGESRSSAATWRSGPKTPVGNFEGVLGFGNSAAPLSPSVETSEQKEVGQRKWRIASGLPTGESDKTLDVPISNQAGVSASVIATPSATPIPDRDATVLDLTPAPTPTSQTPQAPIQEPKEDLGAVEWFYRDPNGQEQGPFTGTQMHDWYSHSYFTDDLPLRRASESGFSPLSELKAATGNAVQPFLSPIRPRQLPPNLPIPIAALQQHAMNSLPENFRNLSVQSPIGSDPRISPQPPLPSVPGAAPYIPGYDAAFSHNYPLGHQPLDQVASPGYAPSPTQGWNALAPQPSLRVGMSPLSPAAFSNISVPSPLASAPLQYMQQQPQQPQQHPGYFGGPQQMTMKSAPGDIYGQPQPWGIQGQQTGGFPQQMGYQPQTQSQPQPQSVPVQWDQPQIPQQVLPEQIQQQQQQQQEIEQPLSVSESMNEGSRPEQVEETAEIKVSPEPEADLQLETAESVKEQVAIDLDQEEEDEVEELTPVESPVTSTLPSKPAPAPTTSAWKKTQTPSREDSLTDSVDPTPAQAASIKPSKSTSKEESIEIIPTPVQLPKIVDVSTPGPTADASASPSLERSSSKPKIAPWAIKNEERAAPSPSLRDIQEAEAKRAEARRVALAEARAATASPVLMSASSEDLPTSMSWGLPSQTGKGIVRSHSPAAPSTPGPAVAAWGGAGEAPKKTLKQIQEEEEKRKARVAQAARIAQGQAAGVGASAVSTVGSTRRGYADLAAAPVKREEAPPGWTTVGAGGRAASSSGVPRAATPVKPTPAPVVKPAATPVPVKKATGSSASIVDDGAPSVEFIRWTKQALTGFKGDVDDFISVLLSFPIDPPAASRADQMEIISDSVYANSSTLDGRRFAQEFMAKRKADAARPGGAAGGKKISSLADVVKTQPKQTSDAGFKVVKAKGKKKN is encoded by the exons ATGTCCATGCACTTCGCTCCTCAATGGGCCAAACCCATCAAGCCCTCCGGCTCGACAACTACTACTCCTACAACAGAAGTTCCTCTTAGGAAATCTACCacatcttctcccttcccaGCTTTATCCGCGAACCCTCCTTCGGCATCTCCAACAACTGCAACCCATCCTACTTTGAGTTACTCGCGCGTCACACATACCCCATCTAGCCCTAATGTTGCGACAGAGGGCTATTTCCCCAACCAGGATCTGAACGGAAGAGAGGTGAATGCCCATCCATTTAGATATAGTCGCGAACAAATCCTTGGCCTTTTTGACGAGATCAAGTTCAAGGAAAGGCCTATTGAGCTGGTAGAGATGGCAGAAGGTGGCGGTGTGTTGGTTAGCCTGAGTCTGAACCGGCCGGTGGGCATGAGAGATTTAACTGACgcggagaagaag ATTCTTTCCACCTCGGTTCATCCCGCGCTTTCGACACGTCGGCAGTTGAACCAGACGAACACGACTGGCGAGCATGCGACAAATGGCCTGCCCACTCGCCGCAATGCAGGGTTTACTCGCGGTGAAGGCGGAGCTTTTAGCGGATCACTAGGAAAAATGGGTTCTTTTGGCGGTGGAGTCTTGAGCCCTGGTGGTATCGACCATAAGGCGCCTGGCGCATTGGGTGGAGGTTTTGGCGGTGTGGCGAAAAGGATGAGCAGAAGGAATGAGGACTCTGGCGGTG AATCGAGGTCCTCAGCGGCAACCTGGAGATCAGGCCCAAAAACCCCTGTCGGTAATTTCGAAGGTGTTCTTGGGTTTGGCAATTCGGCTGCACCTTTGAGCCCTTCCGTTGAAACATCGGAGCAGAAGGAGGTAGGGCAGAGAAAGTGGAGGATTGCTTCTGGTCTGCCGACTGGCGAGAGCGACAAG ACTCTTGACGTCCCGATTTCTAATCAGGCCGGCGTGTCTGCCTCTGTCATTGCCACGCCTTCAGCTACGCCTATTCCTGATCGTGATGCAACGGTTCTTGACTTGACTCCAGCTCCCACCCCCACTTCGCAGACGCCTCAAGCTCCCATCCAGGAACCCAAGGAAGATCTTGGTGCTGTTGAGTGGTTCTATCGCGATCCCAATGGCCAAGAGCAAGGGCCGTTCACTGGCACTCAGATGCACGACTGGTACTCTCACTCATACTTCACCGATGATCTCCCTCTCCGTCGTGCGTCTGAAAGTGGCTTTAGTCCATTGTCCGAGCTCAAAGCAGCGACCGGCAACGCCGTTCAGCCTTTCCTCTCGCCCATACGACCTCGACAGCTGCCTCCCAACCTTCCAATCCCCATTGCTGCCCTTCAGCAGCATGCGATGAACAGTCTTCCGGAAAACTTCCGCAACCTCTCTGTGCAGTCTCCTATTGGTTCAGACCCACGCATCAGCCCTCAAcctccccttccttctGTGCCAGGCGCTGCACCCTACATCCCCGGCTACGACGCTGCCTTCTCCCATAATTACCCGCTTGGCCATCAACCGCTCGATCAGGTGGCTTCTCCTGGGTATGCTCCTTCCCCCACACAAGGCTGGAATGCTCTCGCTCCTCAGCCATCTCTTCGCGTAGGCATgtctcctctttctcctgCTGCATTCAGTAATATTAGTGTGCCTTCACCATTGGCTTCCGCCCCTTTACAGTACATGCAGCAACAGCCACAGCAGCCACAGCAACACCCCGGGTACTTTGGCGGCCCCCAGCAGATGACCATGAAGTCAGCTCCGGGGGATATCTATGGTCAGCCTCAGCCTTGGGGAATACAAGGTCAACAGACTGGAGGTTTCCCACAACAAATGGGCTACCAGCCTCAAACCCAAAGCCAGCCCCAACCTCAAAGTGTTCCGGTGCAGTGGGACCAACCTCAAATTCCTCAGCAAGTATTGCCTGAACAAAttcagcagcagcagcagcaacagcaggAAATCGAGCAGCCGCTGTCTGTCTCTGAGTCTATGAATGAGGGATCTCGACCTGAACAAGTTGAGGAAACTGCAGAGATTAAGGTATCCCCTGAACCGGAGGCTGACCTCCAGCTTGAGACTGCTGAGAGTGTAAAGGAACAAGTGGCTATCGATCTTGAtcaagaagaggaggacGAAGTCGAAGAGCTTACTCCTGTCGAATCTCCTGTTACCTCCACCCTCCCTTCCAAGCCTGCTCCTGCACCTACAACGAGCGCTTGGAAAAAGACTCAGACTCCTAGCCGCGAGGACTCTCTCACAGACTCCGTCGATCCCACACCTGCTCAGGCCGCCTCCATCAAACCCAGCAAATCTACGTCCAAGGAAGAATCCATCGAGATCATCCCCACCCCTGTTCAGCTTCCCAAAATCGTAGATGTATCCACTCCAGGCCCTACAGCAGATGCTTCTGCCAGCCCTTCTCTTGAAAGGTCATCCTCTAAACCCAAGATTGCTCCCTGGGCCATCAAAAATGAAGAGCGTGCCGCTCCTAGTCCCTCTTTGAGAGATATTCAAGAGGCCGAGGCCAAGCGTGCCGAAGCTCGCCGGGTGGCCTTGGCGGAGGCCCGTGCGGCGACTGCTTCCCCAGTACTTATGTCCGCTAGCTCAGAAGACCTGCCCACTAGCATGTCTTGGGGTTTGCCGTCGCAGACTGGCAAGGGAATTGTCCGCTCTCACTCTCCTGCTGCGCCTTCCACCCCTGGTCCTGCTGTAGCTGCATGGGGCGGTGCGGGTGAGGCCCCTAAGAAGACTTTGAAGCAAATtcaggaggaggaagagaaacGCAAGGCTCGAGTTGCACAAGCTGCCCGCATTGCCCAGGGCCAGGCTGCTGGGGTGGGCGCAAGTGCTGTCTCAACGGTTGGAAGTACTAGGAGGGGCTATGCTGATTTGGCCGCTGCACCCGtgaagagagaggaggcCCCCCCTGGATGGACTACTGTTGGTGCGGGCGGTAGGGCTGCCAGTTCTTCTGGTGTTCCAAGGGCCGCCACTCCCGTTAAGCCTACTCCTGCGCCCGTCGTGAAGCCCGCTGCCACCCCGGTACCCGTAAAGAAGGCAACGGGCTCTTCTGCATCCATTGTCGACGATGGTGCCCCTTCAGTCGAGTTCATCCGATGGACCAAGCAAGCCCTCACTGGTTTCAAAGGAGATGTTGATGACTTCATTTCTGTCCTCTTGTCCTTCCCTATCGATCCTCCTGCCGCTTCTCGAGCAGACCAAATGGAGATTATCAGCGACAGCGTCTACGCCAACAGCTCGACTCTTGATGGCAGAAGGTTCGCGCAAGAGTTCATGGCGAAGAGGAAGGCGGATGCGGCAAGGCCTGGTGGGGCGGCTGGTGGCAAGAAGATCTCTAGTTTGGCCGATGTGGTGAAAACACAGCCAAAGCAGACGAGCGATGCCGGCTTTAAGGTGGTGAAGGccaagggcaagaagaagaactAA
- a CDS encoding Hypothetical protein (Similar to SGTC gene model, INSD accession EAL20162.1; CNBF2390), which produces MRCIHSIARWLRLSDNPTEEGRSMRNGTPTSSILRTDLQYFPLNIVASMRPTHCHSPLHVLLISDTMSNPGISRALILWEPSPDHRFISTSSIADTSSALLIDLIEFLKEKKKEKRIDANSICPAHDQNDFSSITNQWVINKIFARSLTSHLRVPIREPWFLVPTRSYEVARQTNYPFRKEQGKQLLKTSCILGVSFPLVGSKKRHRELENSLVATETAGTARTLSGVPMRPYHSMALIKRPRLTVAHLQKPDPRQDRHDTVKPFYSVSRPWPIDQKKGHSVFILNQELRQRLYHPWILPISSFLEIYPPQASATEYIAQRPLSRICLPIVDYGYNPNRLITYRNRTTIFTDQTAAQEERAIAELSDHPIPVRKSQVQDLPSVIQPITVRHLVSPTSHSPSLTIAEDSHYEFIMPEYDNPVTDDYDVMDVRSEHDGEPFDTAREDFDAKYQTPVQEQMSLIKGRKKRPLVNKIILRPRSPSPDVFLSEENDEDSSKRRRSYEDNEISDSSEEQWKVGRIPGHQGCHSVSGRKVFGSDSERGRQKRSLSQSISGQAERVLKKPFRPPNRVILPKASPKPPASPLAADTPDSTPGENITSTPSTSTFTSASTNSTLHSQAKWTPSHRSSKLSKPFKTPIRSDRSNAPSPSSLSLPSAHRRQQAAMLTAQNEVMLLKKAVKYDNENSATHLEELIIQWRNGGREMVERLFSLIPRPLDNSFLPTSSAYAPNTFSSRWYEGPSTLELSPEQQDYLAKAPLNKDDEPVDAEGNLLFENEEEQDVVKYLQKLGENKMYEIKRSFNVKRAATGTGESKMDDHSTCKIAEESSLNEWNYGTLMRGLGVDPPLLGWDACAEDWIDFS; this is translated from the exons ATGCGCTGCATTCATTCCATCGCTAGGTGGCTCAGACTCTCCGATAATCCCACcgaggaaggaaggagtATGAGGAACGGAACTCCAACATCTTCCATCCTGCGCACGGATCTCCAGTACTTCCCTCTTAATATTGTCGCATCTATGCGCCCTACCCATTGTCATTCTCCTCTCCATGTCTTGCTCATTTCAGATACAATGTCTAATCCCGGTATATCCCGAGCCCTCATATTGTGGGAACCTAGTCCTGACCATCGTTTTATATCGACCTCCTCGATCGCGGATACTTCGTCCGCGTTACTCATTGATCTGATAGAGTTcttgaaggagaagaaaaaagaaaaaaggatCGATGCTAACTCGATATGTCCTGCACATGAT CAGAATGATTTTTCTTCAATCACTAATCAATGGGTAATCAACAAAATCTTTGCGCGTTCCCTCACCTCTCATTTGCGCGTGCCCATTCGAGAGCCATGGTTTCTAGTCCCTACTCGATCCTATGAGGTGGCTCGACAAACTAACTACCCCTTTCGCAAGGAGCAAGGAAAACAACTTTTGAAGACCAGCTGTATTCTAGGGGTCTCATTCCCCTTGGTCGGATCTAAGAAACGTCACAGAGAGCTGGAAAACTCCTTGGTGGCAACAGAGACAGCGGGCACAGCAAGGACTCTTTCTGGAGTTCCGATGAGACCTTATCATTCCATGGCCCTCATAAAACGACCGCGGCTTACTGTCGCTCACCTGCAAAAACCTGACCCACGACAGGATCGTCATGACACGGTTAAGCCGTTCTATTCAGTCTCCCGTCCTTGGCCCATTGACCAGAAGAAGGGCCATTCTGTTTTCATACTCAACCAGGAACTCCGCCAGCGCCTCTATCATCCTTGGATCCTTCCTATCTCATCGTTCCTCGAGATATATCCCCCCCAAGCATCCGCAACTGAATACATAGCTCAAAGGCCACTTTCTCGAATCTGCTTGCCGATTGTAGACTACGGATACAACCCAAACCGACTCATCACCTATCGCAATAGAACAACCATATTCACCGACCAAACTGCAGCCCAAGAAGAAAGAGCCATTGCCGAGTTATCAGATCACCCTATTCCAGTCCGTAAAAGTCAAGTTCAAGACCTTCCTTCCGTCATACAGCCCATAACAGTGAGGCACCTTGTCTCTCCAACATCTCATAGCCCTTCACTTACCATCGCCGAGGATTCGCACTATGAGTTCATTATGCCAGAGTACGATAACCCTGTCACAGACGACTATGATGTAATGGATGTCAGAAGCGAACATGACGGAGAGCCCTTCGATACGGCACGCGAGGATTTCGATGCAAAATATCAGACGCCTGTTCAAGAGCAGATGTCATTGATTAAGGGACGGAAGAAGCGTCCTCTCGTCAATAAAATCATCCTCCGGCCCAGATCTCCATCTCCCGACGTCTTCTTGTCAGAGGAAAATGATGAGGATTCCAGTAAGCGTCGGCGTTCATACGAGGATAATGAAATTTCCGATTCAAGCGAAGAACAATGGAAGGTAGGGAGAATCCCTGGGCATCAGGGCTGCCATTCCGTGTCTGGGAGAAAAGTGTTTGGGAGTGATTCAGAGAGGGGTAGGCAAAAAAGGTCTCTGAGCCAG AGTATCTCGGGACAAGCCGAACGAGTTTTGAAGAAACCATTCCGTCCTCCAAATCGTGTAATACTCCCGAAAGCTTCGCCGAAGCCACCAGCGTCTCCTCTCGCAGCTGACACACCAGACTCTACGCCCGGCGAAAACATTACCTCAACTCCCAGCACCTCCACCTTCACTTCCGCTTCAACCAATAGTACGCTGCATTCACAGGCAAAATGGACACCATCTCATCGCTCTTCCAAATTATCTAAGCCATTCAAGACTCCTATAAGATCTGACCGCTCCAACgctccttccccttctaGTCTCTCCCTACCATCTGCTCATCGACGCCAACAAGCCGCAATGCTGACTGCTCAGAACGAAGTGATGCTGTTGAAGAAAGCAGTCAAGTATGACAACGAAAATTCTGCCACGCATCTGGAGGAATTGATAATACAATGGCGCAACGGGGGCCGGGAAATGGTGGAACGCCTTTTTTCACTTATCCCTCGACCTTTAGATAACAGTTTCCTCCCGACTTCATCCGCTTATGCTCCCAATACTTTCTCATCTCGTTGGTATGAAGGTCCTTCCACTCTTGAACTCAGTCCAGAGCAACAGGACTACCTGGCAAAAGCACCTCTGAACAAAGATGACGAGCCAGTGGATGCTGAAGGGAATCTGCTGTTTGAAaacgaagaagagcaggaCGTAGTAAAGTATCTTCAGAAACTGGGAGAAAATAAGATGTACGAAATTAAAAG AAGCTTTAATGTCAAGAGAGCGGCTACGGGTACAGGTGAGTCGAAGATGGACGATCATTCGAC CTGCAAAATTGCGGAAGAATCATCGCTGAACGAGTGGAATTATGGCACCCTCATGCGCGGACTCGGTGTGGACCCACCACTGTTAGGCTGGGATGCCTGCGCCGAGGACTGGATCGATTTTTCGTAG
- a CDS encoding Late endosome to vacuole transport-related protein, putative (Similar to TIGR gene model, INSD accession AAW44244.1): protein MQNVNIPADSVPQGLKHIEQILKRAKELKQAEPIVSYWCSFSAAQKALNAQNRTKEDTLFLMSLIDALEQMKVVMGNNEAIHSEAAGAAYIENFALKVFMSADNDDRAGNTGKATIRKFVVAGQFIEVLRCFEHGMTEEMEQKLQYARWKAADGAKALREGRTPKPGPPIPDDEALLPAPPAGSPDALSHDIQLPSNALGGSRNGSFSSAVRPTVPSPPIMSPRPSPSLNPRNHDNVNASLIDTSTADSLRTAESQNSGSGAWSTVATPGLPDDENAQVHFNLSRTEIPSSDTLGRPPEERLSDERKSVKFMGPDGAPLSPASTHNTVSSYDAPPPPPPTHIASPVTPSKPPASARSVPVVGNPPGGRPRGDSSASTRSNDRHNQPGTHTSDVSAHDAALDTTSLKPKTAPTPDTRTSTVPSSINVPPAPPPSLASAPSLPPPLHPQSHGLGSTSPPVSLAPTPKSLSSRDVEQTQKHAKWAISALEFDDYETARSELRKALNLLGG from the exons atgCAAAACGTGAATATCCCGGCGGATTCAGTGCCACAAGGCCTCAAGCATATCGAGCAAATCCTCAAGAGGGCAAAGGAGCTCAAGCAAGCTGAGCCCATTGTCTCTTATTGGT GCTCGTTTTCTGCTGCTCAAAAGGCTTTGAATGCGCAAAACAGAACGAAAGAAGACACCTTATTTCTCATGTCCCTCATTGATGCTTTGGAGCAA ATGAAAGTCGTCATGGGAAACAACGAAGCCATCCACAGTGAAGCGGCCGGTGCCGCGTACATTGAGAACTTCGCTCTCAAGGTATTCATGTCTGCTGACAATGACGACCGCGCTGGTAACACGGGGAA GGCGACAATAAGGAAGTTCGTTGTGGCCGGGCAATTTATTGAAGTTCTCCGTTGTTTCGAGCATGGTATGACCGAAGAG ATGGAGCAAAAACTGCAATACGCGCGATGGAAGGCCGCAGACGGCGCAAAAGCTTTACGAGAAGGGAGGACGCCGAAACCTGGACCTC CAATTCCGGACGATGAGGCTCTCCTTCCTGCCCCGCCGGCGGGGTCACCAGATGCGTTGTCCCACGATATACAGTTGCCATCTAATGCCCTAGGCGGTTCTCGAAATGGCTCCTTCTCATCTGCGGTCCGTCCAACAGTTCCTTCGCCACCCATCATGTCGCCACGCCCCTCACCGTCTCTAAACCCTAGAAACCATGACAATGTCAACGCATCCCTAATCGATACCTCTACGGCGGATAGCTTACGCACAGCGGAAAGTCAAAATAGCGGATCTGGAGCTTGGAGCACCGTTGCCACTCCCGGTTTGCCTGACGATGAGAATGCCCAGGTCCATTTCAATCTCAGTAGGACCGAGATCCCTTCATCGGATACATTGGGCAGACCTCCTGAAGAGAGACTTTCTGATGAGAGGAAAAGTGTCAAGTTCATGGGTCCCGATGGAGCGCCTCTTTCTCCAGCTTCGACGCACAATACTGTCTCGTCATACGATGCCCCTCCGCCGCCACCTCCCACTCATATTGCCTCCCCTGTGACCCCATCGAAACCTCCTGCGTCTGCGCGTTCCGTTCCAGTAGTGGGCAATCCACCCGGTGGTCGTCCAAGGGGCGACTCGTCAGCTTCAACACGGTCTAACGATCGTCACAATCAACCAGGAACGCACACCTCGGATGTCAGTGCGCATGATGCTGCACTTGACACCACCTCTCTTAAACCCAAGACTGCCCCAACTCCCGACACTCGCACCTCCACTGTTCCTTCATCGATTAATGTGCCTCCTGCAccccctccttctcttgcGTCCGctccttcccttcccccACCCCTCCACCCACAGTCTCATGGTTTAGGCTCGACGTCTCCGCCCGTATCGCTAGCACCAACGCCTAAGAGCTTGAGCAGCAGAGATGTCGAGCAGACGCAGAAACATGCAAAATGGGCGATCAGTGCGTTGGAATTTGATGATTATGAGACAGCAAGAAGTGAATTGAGGAAAGCTTTGAATTTGCTAGGCGGATAA